From a region of the Drosophila ananassae strain 14024-0371.13 chromosome XL, ASM1763931v2, whole genome shotgun sequence genome:
- the LOC6503767 gene encoding uncharacterized protein LOC6503767 → MESQLEKVLAEIAARQDTVGALLANRQGLCLGAKGNINPSVSGIGMAISEQVAKLEPNSAVPATICLYSGNMRCVIQKDGEITGVIFKQQAAAQAGSAAN, encoded by the exons ATGGAGAGCCAACTCGAGAAGGTCCTGGCAGAGAT CGCCGCACGACAGGATACTGTGGGAGCCCTTTTGGCGAACCGTCAGGGACTGTGTCTGGGCG CCAAGGGCAACATCAACCCGAGTGTCTCCGGCATCGGCATGGCCATATCCGAGCAGGTGGCCAAGCTGGAGCCCAACAGCGCGGTCCCGGCCACCATTTGCCTCTACAGTGGCAACAT GCGCTGTGTGATCCAGAAGGACGGAGAAATCACGGGCGTGATCTTCAAGCAGCAGGCGGCTGCCCAGGCAGGATCCGCAGCCAACTAA